The Phyllopteryx taeniolatus isolate TA_2022b chromosome 17, UOR_Ptae_1.2, whole genome shotgun sequence genome window below encodes:
- the npm1a gene encoding nucleophosmin 1a, whose translation MNGLDVVPQTFLYGCVLESGKEVTFNPKGDGFEHQLDLRMACADPATKDELHLVEVEGHDSEGQKVTATLVSLNPATLPSVSLGGFTITPPAVFRLTSGSGPIHISGQHLVMMESDQSFDDDDDDDDDEEEEEEEEAQQEDAVKASKKRPAASPVLKSQKKKKMEVDAEEEDDEDDEDEEDEDDDEEEEETPVKAKPAKKSTQNGKSPKASTPATKQVKTPKQKAEKSPKNPTTPKETLTLPEMQTKMTEAVKKGVTLPKVQAKFENFVKNSYRVTDAKVIAELWKWRQTVADTK comes from the exons ATGAACGGTTTAGACGTGGTTCCACAGACGTTTCTTTACG GTTGTGTGCTTGAATCTGGAAAGGAAGTGACGTTCAATCCCAAGGGCGATGGCTTTGAGCATCAGCTTGATCTACGGATG GCGTGTGCTGACCCGGCCACAAAAGATGAGCTTCACCTGGTGGAGGTGGAAGGACACGACTCCGAGGGTCAGAAGGTGACGGCGACCCTGGTTTCTCTGAACCCCGCCACCCTGCCGAGC GTGTCTCTCGGGGGTTTCACCATCACGCCACCCGCAGTTTTCCGTCTGACATCTGGTTCTGGTCCGATCCATATCAGTGGGCAGCACCTTGTCA TGATGGAATCCGATCAGTCGtttgatgatgacgatgacgacgatgatgatgaggaggaggaagaggaggaggaggcacaaCAAGAGGATGCTGTCAAAGCGTCAAAGAAAAGACCCGCCGCCTCTCCTGTGCTCAAGTCTCAG aaaaaaaagaagatggaaGTTGATGCGGAAGAAGAGGACGACGAGGATGATGA ggatgaagaggatgaggacgacgatgaggaggaggaagaaactCCTGTTAAG GCCAAGCCCGCGAAGAAGTCCACTCAGAATGGAAAAAGCCCAAAAGCCAGTACTCCGGCCACAAAGCAG GTGAAGACCCCCAAACAGAAAGCGGAAAAATCGCCTAAAAACCCAACAACCCCCAAGGAAACTTTAACTCTCCCGGAAATGCAAACAAAGATGACTGAAGCGGTGAAGAAG GGAGTAACGCTGCCCAAAGTCCAGGCCAAATTTGAGAACTTTGTGAAGAATTCTTATCGAGTCACTGATGCCAAG GTTATTGCTGAGCTGTGGAAGTGGAGACAGACTGTGGCggacacaaaataa
- the LOC133467015 gene encoding claudin-7-B-like, protein MANSGLQMLGFVLALLGLIGLIVGTILPQWKMSAYVGDNIITAVSMYEGLWMSCAFQSTGQIQCKVYDSILQLNSALQATRALMIVSIIVTVAGLGAACMGMKCTNCGGDDKTRKSRIAMTGGIILLIGALCSIVACSWYAHDIIQAFYNPFTPVNTKYEFGSAIFIAWAGAFLVVIGGGMLAASCPRGKATPKYPISRPPSSTKEYV, encoded by the exons ATGGCCAACTCCGGTTTGCAGATGTTGGGATTCGTCCTGGCGCTTCTTGGCTTAATTGGCTTAATAGTGGGCACAATTTTACCCCAGTGGAAGATGTCTGCTTACGTCGGAGACAACATCATCACAGCGGTGTCCATGTACGAAGGCCTTTGGATGTCCTGTGCCTTCCAGAGCACGGGCCAGATCCAGTGCAAGGTCTACGACTCCATCCTCCAACTCAACA GTGCCCTCCAGGCAACCCGCGCCCTCATGATCGTGAGCATTATCGTAACGGTGGCCGGCTTGGGCGCGGCCTGCATGGGGATGAAGTGCACCAACTGTGGTGGAGATGACAAAACACGCAAGTCTCGCATTGCCATGACTGGTGGCATTATCCTACTGATTGGCG CTTTGTGCTCAATTGTTGCCTGCTCTTGGTACGCTCATGACATCATCCAAGCCTTCTACAACCCTTTCACCCCAGTCAACACCAA GTATGAGTTTGGGTCGGCCATCTTCATTGCCTGGGCCGGAGCCTTCCTGGTTGTAATCGGGGGAGGCATGCTGGCAGCTTCGTGCCCAAGAGGCAAAGCTACACCAAAGTATCCCATCTCCAGACCTCCTAGCAGCACCAAGGAATATGTTTGA